A region from the Flavobacterium enshiense genome encodes:
- a CDS encoding CatB-related O-acetyltransferase, giving the protein MKFILEDFIRLIKKIYRYFYWNIKGVRISFLSDVSINATIDKGCFFTGTSQISSFSTIGAYTYGRNVNIHRAKIGCYCSLGPDVKIGLDEHPLDRESTHPRFYGEVPQKSVIVEDHVWIGANAIVLNGVRIGEHSVIAAGAVVTKDVEPYTIYAGVPARLIKKRK; this is encoded by the coding sequence ATGAAGTTTATTTTAGAGGATTTTATCCGTCTGATAAAAAAAATTTATAGATACTTCTATTGGAATATTAAAGGTGTTAGAATTTCATTTTTGAGTGATGTTTCCATTAATGCAACTATTGATAAAGGCTGTTTTTTTACAGGGACATCACAAATTTCAAGTTTTTCGACGATTGGAGCATATACATACGGACGTAATGTAAATATTCATAGAGCGAAAATTGGATGCTATTGTTCTTTGGGGCCTGATGTCAAAATTGGTCTTGATGAGCACCCATTGGACAGAGAGTCAACACACCCTAGGTTTTATGGAGAAGTGCCGCAAAAAAGTGTTATTGTTGAAGATCATGTGTGGATTGGAGCTAACGCAATAGTTCTGAATGGTGTTAGAATAGGTGAACATTCGGTAATTGCTGCAGGCGCTGTTGTTACAAAGGATGTTGAGCCGTATACTATTTATGCAGGGGTGCCTGCCCGATTAATAAAAAAAAGAAAATAA
- a CDS encoding glycosyltransferase family 32 protein, which produces MIPKKIHYCWFGRGPLSDLTLKCIESWKKFLPDYEIIQWNEDNFDVNSYTFSKEAYEARKYAFVADICRLDVLHKFGGIYLDTDMELLKPLSIISPNFISGFEDSKYVGAGIIISPKEDKFVTSVLEKYRELSFNKCIDKLREYTIPKIFTDELVKYGLKLDNTKQVLNDSVIIYPSEYFYPLNYFTGKLSITEKTMTIHHYDSSWMSSGQKTIMKLKIFLISIFGTSIISKIIRRIKRYAR; this is translated from the coding sequence ATGATTCCTAAAAAGATACATTATTGTTGGTTTGGCAGAGGACCTTTATCAGATTTAACATTAAAATGTATAGAAAGCTGGAAAAAATTTCTTCCGGATTATGAAATAATCCAATGGAATGAGGACAATTTTGATGTTAATTCATATACTTTTTCCAAAGAAGCTTATGAAGCAAGGAAGTATGCTTTTGTTGCTGATATTTGCCGACTGGATGTGTTACACAAGTTTGGAGGTATTTATTTAGATACAGATATGGAACTTTTAAAACCTTTAAGCATAATATCCCCAAATTTTATAAGTGGTTTTGAAGATTCAAAATATGTTGGTGCCGGAATAATAATATCTCCAAAAGAAGATAAGTTTGTTACATCAGTTTTGGAAAAATATAGGGAATTGAGTTTTAATAAGTGCATCGACAAGTTACGGGAGTATACGATTCCGAAAATTTTTACCGACGAACTTGTTAAGTATGGATTAAAATTAGATAACACAAAACAAGTTTTAAATGATTCAGTTATCATTTATCCTTCCGAGTACTTTTATCCCCTGAACTATTTTACGGGAAAATTAAGTATCACCGAGAAAACAATGACAATACATCATTATGATTCATCTTGGATGTCTTCGGGACAGAAAACAATAATGAAATTAAAAATTTTTTTAATTAGTATATTTGGGACTAGTATAATTTCAAAAATAATAAGAAGAATTAAGCGATATGCCCGTTAG